Proteins encoded in a region of the Raphanus sativus cultivar WK10039 chromosome 8, ASM80110v3, whole genome shotgun sequence genome:
- the LOC108837045 gene encoding disease resistance protein RRS1B-like isoform X1, with amino-acid sequence MNPPKSCLRINRRCSKSKIMEDGTKTTPTVYINCIDTLQYSFASHLSMELRRKGISTKFVNSKGTLDVIERASASVVVFSKDCLSSASYLDKLVTVVQCQREKKMLVVPVFYGISPSDVVILEHVSSFLKEQIRALQEIRELLFHQSREELDDSELVDEIVKSVYEKLFPMGKIGINTRLLEFENLVCKQPWGIRRIGIWGMPGIGKTTLAKAVFDHISGSYEASCFIKHFDKDFHEKGLHSLLEEHFGKILKKLPCLPRDKFNKKRTLVVLDDVQSPSVAESFLRGFPWFSPGSLIIITSRDKQVYRHCQINHVYEVRSLNEKESLQLFSQRAFGEDIRDQELLKLSMEVIDYANGNPFALSFYGKELKGKKPSEMKTTFLKLKRPTPDKIHDLFKRSYEELNDSEKDIFLDVACFFNGEDVDYVMQLLEGCGFLPHVGIDVLVEKCLVTISDNRVNMHNLIQDFGREIINERLSRLWEPWSIKSLLEDDEFKEERALETEDIEGISLDISNLLFDVKPTAFNNMLSLRLLKIYCSSYEKDSGLRLPKGLESLPNELRLLHWENYPLQSLPQDFDPCHLVELNLSSSQLQKLWEGTKNLKMLKMVKLCHSQQLTEIDDICKAQNIEKIDLQGCTKLQRFPATGHLQHLRVVNLSDCNEITNLPELSSNIEELHLQGTSIGELPVSILSLFKQAKLNRELSNLITNYSGVSSDLEDSLVRLIVPNPCKLVFLNMKYCSHLKRLPQMVDIESLQVLDLSGCSELEVIGGLPSNLKELYVNGTSIEELPQLPLSIEILNAHGCVSLISIPFDFKRLPRYYTFSNCFDLSPEEVSEFVENALDNVESIARECQQELSKSLAFSFTVPSPTSTYFTCDLQPGSSVMIQLNSSRRSTLGFAIFVQVSFSEDYQEASGFGISCVCRWKDNKCVSHWMEKSFHCWTPEEGLQMDHTFVFCDFNMHPSTCEENDDPSILAGLLVFEFFTLNKQEKILDESCTVKKCGVHVFTAASEDASSNITRPITSSNHQHKLFYQEVEQVLRVIYDDLDEKNINVFHYITSLFNDEDDDLLAALIASIGVRISYVPGVDLASKYLLNMSPHGISILHGILEKISREITDKQSVHMASSSSSSCIWKYDIFISFSEEDDRSNKISHLLPKLECKMKRSNKSVGPELVKEIRESKGLIVVLSKNYASSTRCLDQLVEIIKSKEELAQTVVPIFYDVVPSHVREQTGDFGRVFENTCMGKSEDEKQKWVQALTDVANIARVDARKRYNEANMKKNVGHSQTQRRREVWAWGLGKAYQFAGSVFEKESLPALLLTTVYKPCHSARPILIRLLSGFFKIIRSTTGQILGVEYSRGGGEEIVSGTSPLHGLPEDIIVKIISFTSPRDAWNVTLVSKFFESAAKDDKVWEKFLPPEYSSLIPQSINFSSKEEVYSYLCDHFLIEDGKKSFWLEKESGKRCFMLSARELAITWADTQERRQRALNKDSISTDTRMYWDWISIPEARFRKVVELLYVYWFAIRAKTSSRLLSPGTRYSAYIVFMTNDESDGFLNMPVEVELNLVGKEFSKRSIYFVVEPTDRRREQEKNDVVKPKWRKDGWMEAELGDFFNEESCDEIELYLHEIESLHRKSGLIIQGVEFRPQR; translated from the exons ATCATGGAAGATGGAACCAAGACTACACCCACTGTTTACATCAACTGCATCGACACATTACAGTATTCCTTCGCCAGCCACCTCTCCATGGAACTCCGCCGGAAAGGTATTtctacaaaatttgttaactccAAGGGGACTCTCGATGTGATAGAGAGAGCTAGCGCTTCAGTGGTTGTTTTCTCCAAGGACTGCTTATCCTCTGCCTCATACCTGGACAAGCTCGTGACGGTAGTACAATGCCAGAGGGAGAAAAAGATGCTGGTGGTTCCGGTATTCTATGGCATTAGTCCATCAGATGTGGTGATTCTGGAGCACGTGAGCTCGTTCTTAAAGGAGCAGATTAGAGCACTCCAGGAGATAAGAGAATTACTATTCCACCAGTCCAG GGAGGAATTGGACGATTCTGAACTTGTTGATGAGATTGTCAAAAGTGTTTATGAGAAACTCTTTCCCATGGGAAAAATTGGAATCAACACGAGGCTGCTGGAGTTTGAGAACTTGGTTTGCAAGCAACCATGGGGTATCCGTCGCATAGGAATATGGGGAATGCCTGGCATTGGCAAGACAACGCTTGCTAAGGCAGTTTTTGACCATATATCTGGAAGCTATGAAGCTTCTTGTTTTATCAAACATTTTGACAAAGATTTCCATGAGAAGGGACTTCATTCTTTGTTGGAGGAACATTTTgggaaaattttgaaaaaattgccTTGCCTCCCTAGGGACAAGTTTAACAAGAAGAGAACTCTTGTTGTTCTGGATGATGTGCAGAGTCCGTCAGTTGCCGAGTCTTTCCTCAGAGGGTTTCCTTGGTTTAGCCCGGGAAGCCTAATCATCATAACTTCAAGAGATAAACAAGTGTACCGCCATTGTCAGATAAATCATGTCTATGAGGTTCGGAGCTTAAACGAGAAGGAATCTCTGCAGCTATTCTCTCAGCGTGCATTTGGAGAAGACATAAGAGATCAAGAACTCCTGAAACTGTCAATGGAAGTGATAGATTATGCTAACGGAAATCCATTCGCTCTCAGCTTTTACGGAAAAGAGCTCAAGGGAAAGAAACCGTCAGAAATGAAGACCACGTTCCTCAAACTCAAGCGGCCCACGCCAGATAAGATTCATGATTTATTCAAGAGAAGCTACGAAGAACTTAATGATAGCGAGAAGGACATTTTTCTGGACGTTGCTTGTTTCTTCAATGGAGAAGATGTTGACTATGTTATGCAGCTGCTTGAGGGATGTGGTTTTCTTCCACATGTTGGGATTGATGTTCTTGTGGAGAAGTGTCTGGTGACTATTTCAGACAACAGAGTAAACATGCATAATCTCATCCAAGACTTTGGCCGAGAAATCATCAACGAGAGGCTTAGCAGACTGTGGGAACCTTGGAGCATCAAATCTCTACTTGAAGATGACGAATTCAAAGAAGAACGTGCACTG gaGACTGAAGACATAGAAGGAATATCTCTGGACATATCGAATTTACTCTTTGATGTGAAGCCCACTGCTTTTAATAATATGCTAAGCCTTAGATTACTGAAGATTTATTGTTCCAGTTATGAAAAAGATAGTGGACTCCGCCTTCCAAAAGGACTTGAGTCTCTTCCTAATGAGCTAAGACTTCTCCACTGGGAGAACTATCCTTTGCAATCCTTACCACAAGACTTCGACCCATGCCACCTTGTAGAACTCAATTTGTCTTCCAGTCAGCTTCAGAAACTTTGGGAAGGAACCAAG AATCTCAAGATGTTGAAGATGGTTAAGCTTTGTCATTCCCAGCAGCTGACTGAGATAGACGATATATGTAAAGCTCAAAATATCGAGAAAATAGATCTACAAGGCTGCACAAAGTTGCAGAGGTTTCCAGCCACGGGTCATTTACAGCATCTCCGAGTTGTGAACCTTTCAGACTGCAACGAGATCACAAACTTGCCTGAGCTTTCATCAAATATTGAGGAATTACATCTCCAGGGAACTAGCATAGGAGAGTTACCAGTATCcattctctccctcttcaaaCAAGCTAAGTTGAACCGAGAGCTTTCCAATCTTATAACAAATTACTCAGGTGTTTCAAGTGACTTAGAAGATAGCCTGGTCAGACTCATCGTACCAAATCCGTGCAAACTTGTTTTCCTGAATATGAAATATTGTTCTCATTTGAAGAGACTACCTCAAATGGTTGATATAGAATCTCTTCAAGTTCTTGATCTGTCTGGATGCTCGGAGCTCGAGGTTATCGGGGGTCTCCCAAGCAACCTGAAGGAGCTATATGTTAATGGCACTTCCATAGAAGAACTTCCACAGCTTCCCTTGAGTATAGAAATTTTGAATGCACATGGTTGTGTGTCTCTTATTTCAATTCCTTTTGATTTCAAGCGGCTTCCTAGGTACTACACATTCAGCAATTGCTTTGATCTCTCTCCAGAAGAGGTCAGCGAATTTGTAGAGAACGCTCTGGATAATGTGGAAAGCATTGCCAGAGAGTGTCAGCAg GAACTCAGCAAATCACTGGCTTTCAGCTTCACTGTGCCTTCACCTACGAGTACATATTTCACATGTGATTTGCAACCAGGCTCTTCCGTGATGATACAGCTGAATTCTTCTAGAAGAAGCACGCTAGGATTTGCTATTTTTGTCCAAGTTTCGTTTTCAGAGGATTACCAAGAGGCTAGTGGTTTCGGAATTAGTTGTGTTTGCAGATGGAAAGACAATAAATGCGTCTCTCATTGGATGGAGAAAAGTTTTCATTGTTGGACTCCAGAGGAAGGTCTTCAGATGGATCACACGTTTGTCTTCTGTGATTTCAATATGCATCCGAGTACTTGTGAAGAAAATGATGACCCTAGTATATTAGCTGGTCTTCTCGTCTTTGAATTCTTTACTCTTAACAAGCAGGAGAAGATTCTAGATGAGAGTTGTACAGTCAAGAAATGTGGAGTCCATGTGTTTACTGCTGCAAGTGAAGATGCGAGTTCCAACATAACTCGGCCGATTACGTCCTCGAATCACCAGCATAAGCTTTTTTATCAGGAAGTTGAGCAAGTGTTGAGGGTCATCTATGATGATTTAGACGAGAAGAATATAAATGTATTTCATTACATCACAAGTCTGTTcaatgatgaggatgatgatttATTGGCAGCGCTTATAGCTAGCATTGGTGTGCGGATTAGTTATGTTCCCGGGGTCGACTTAGCTAGTAAGTATCTGCTAAATATGTCTCCCCATGGTATTTCTATACTACATGGTATACTAGAGAAAATAAGTAGAGAGATTACAGATAAACAATCCGTCcacatggcttcttcttcttcttcttcttgcattTGGAAATACGATATCTTCATAAGTTTTAGCGAGGAAGATGACCGCAGTAATAAAATCAGCCACCTTCTTCCGAAACTCGAATGCAAAATGAAGAGAAGCAATAAGTCGGTAGGCCCAGAGCTTGTAAAAGAAATAAGAGAATCGAAGGGTTTGATTGTTGTGCTCTCAAAGAACTACGCTTCTTCGACTAGGTGCTTGGATCAGTTGGTAGAGATTATAAAGTCCAAGGAAGAGTTGGCTCAAACGGTGGTGCCAATCTTCTACGACGTGGTTCCTTCTCATGTTAGAGAACAGACTGGAGACTTTGGAAGGGTCTTTGAAAACACGTGCATGGGAAAATCAGAGGATGAGAAACAGAAATGGGTGCAAGCTTTGACTGATGTAGCTAATATCGCACGAGTGGATGCTCGAAAGAG GTATAATGAAGCAAACATGAAAAAGAATGTGGGTCACTCGCAGACCCAACGCCGGAGAGAAGTATGGGCTTGGGGTCTGGGAAAGGCGTATCAATTTGCAGGGTCAGTTTTTGAGAAAGAGAGCTTGCCAGCGTTGTTGCTAACTACTGTTTATAAACCCTGTCATTCTGCTAG GCCTATACTTATCAGACTCCTCTCGGGTTTCTTCAAG ATCATACGATCAACAACGGGGCAAATCCTCGGCGTTGAATATAGCCGCGGAGGTGGAGAAGAGATCGTGTCCGGGACGTCACCTTTACATGGGTTGCCGGAGGATATCATCGTCAAAATAATATCGTTTACCAGTCCACGTGACGCGTGGAACGTTACTTTGGTTTCGAAATTTTTTGAATCTGCCGCCAAGGACGATAAGGTATGGGAGAAGTTTCTTCCGCCGGAGTATTCTTCTCTGATTCCTCAATCAATAAATTTCTCATCGAAAGAAGAAGTATATTCCTATCTTTGCGATCATTTTTTGATCGAGGATGGCAAAAAG AGCTTCTGGTTAGAGAAAGAGAGTGGGAAAAGGTGTTTCATGCTATCTGCTAGGGAACTCGCGATAACATGGGCAGATACTCAGGAGAGAAGGCAGAGA GCTTTAAACAAAGATTCAATCTCAACAGATACTAGAATGTATTGGGATTGGATTTCAATTCCTGAGGCTAG GTTTAGAAAAGTAGTTGAGCTTCTTTATGTATATTGGTTTGCAATTCGAGCCAAGACTAGTTCTCGCCTTCTATCTCCCGGAACTCGTTACTCGGCTTACATTGTGTTCATGACGAATGACGAAAGTGATGGATTCCTGAATATGCCGGTAGAAGTTGAATTAAATTTGGTGGGAAAAGAATTTTCCAAAAGATCCATATACTTTGTTGTTGAGCCTACGGATCGAAGGAGAGAGCAAGAAAAAAATGACGTAGTGAAACCAAAGTGGAGAAAAGATGGCTGGATGGAAGCGGAGCTTGGTGATTTCTTCAATGAAGAAAGTTGTGATGAAATCGAGTTATATCTTCATGAAATTGAATCTCTTCATCGGAAAAGTGGTTTGATCATTCAAGGAGTTGAATTTCGCCCTCAACGGTAA
- the LOC108837045 gene encoding disease resistance protein RRS1B-like isoform X2, with the protein MNPPKSCLRINRRCSKSKIMEDGTKTTPTVYINCIDTLQYSFASHLSMELRRKGISTKFVNSKGTLDVIERASASVVVFSKDCLSSASYLDKLVTVVQCQREKKMLVVPVFYGISPSDVVILEHVSSFLKEQIRALQEIRELLFHQSREELDDSELVDEIVKSVYEKLFPMGKIGINTRLLEFENLVCKQPWGIRRIGIWGMPGIGKTTLAKAVFDHISGSYEASCFIKHFDKDFHEKGLHSLLEEHFGKILKKLPCLPRDKFNKKRTLVVLDDVQSPSVAESFLRGFPWFSPGSLIIITSRDKQVYRHCQINHVYEVRSLNEKESLQLFSQRAFGEDIRDQELLKLSMEVIDYANGNPFALSFYGKELKGKKPSEMKTTFLKLKRPTPDKIHDLFKRSYEELNDSEKDIFLDVACFFNGEDVDYVMQLLEGCGFLPHVGIDVLVEKCLVTISDNRVNMHNLIQDFGREIINERLSRLWEPWSIKSLLEDDEFKEERALETEDIEGISLDISNLLFDVKPTAFNNMLSLRLLKIYCSSYEKDSGLRLPKGLESLPNELRLLHWENYPLQSLPQDFDPCHLVELNLSSSQLQKLWEGTKNLKMLKMVKLCHSQQLTEIDDICKAQNIEKIDLQGCTKLQRFPATGHLQHLRVVNLSDCNEITNLPELSSNIEELHLQGTSIGELPVSILSLFKQAKLNRELSNLITNYSGVSSDLEDSLVRLIVPNPCKLVFLNMKYCSHLKRLPQMVDIESLQVLDLSGCSELEVIGGLPSNLKELYVNGTSIEELPQLPLSIEILNAHGCVSLISIPFDFKRLPRYYTFSNCFDLSPEEVSEFVENALDNVESIARECQQELSKSLAFSFTVPSPTSTYFTCDLQPGSSVMIQLNSSRRSTLGFAIFVQVSFSEDYQEASGFGISCVCRWKDNKCVSHWMEKSFHCWTPEEGLQMDHTFVFCDFNMHPSTCEENDDPSILAGLLVFEFFTLNKQEKILDESCTVKKCGVHVFTAASEDASSNITRPITSSNHQHKLFYQEVEQVLRVIYDDLDEKNINVFHYITSLFNDEDDDLLAALIASIGVRISYVPGVDLASKYLLNMSPHGISILHGILEKISREITDKQSVHMASSSSSSCIWKYDIFISFSEEDDRSNKISHLLPKLECKMKRSNKSVGPELVKEIRESKGLIVVLSKNYASSTRCLDQLVEIIKSKEELAQTVVPIFYDVVPSHVREQTGDFGRVFENTCMGKSEDEKQKWVQALTDVANIARVDARKRYNEANMKKNVGHSQTQRRREVWAWGLGKAYQFAGSVFEKESLPALLLTTVYKPCHSARPILIRLLSGFFKSQNHGVY; encoded by the exons ATCATGGAAGATGGAACCAAGACTACACCCACTGTTTACATCAACTGCATCGACACATTACAGTATTCCTTCGCCAGCCACCTCTCCATGGAACTCCGCCGGAAAGGTATTtctacaaaatttgttaactccAAGGGGACTCTCGATGTGATAGAGAGAGCTAGCGCTTCAGTGGTTGTTTTCTCCAAGGACTGCTTATCCTCTGCCTCATACCTGGACAAGCTCGTGACGGTAGTACAATGCCAGAGGGAGAAAAAGATGCTGGTGGTTCCGGTATTCTATGGCATTAGTCCATCAGATGTGGTGATTCTGGAGCACGTGAGCTCGTTCTTAAAGGAGCAGATTAGAGCACTCCAGGAGATAAGAGAATTACTATTCCACCAGTCCAG GGAGGAATTGGACGATTCTGAACTTGTTGATGAGATTGTCAAAAGTGTTTATGAGAAACTCTTTCCCATGGGAAAAATTGGAATCAACACGAGGCTGCTGGAGTTTGAGAACTTGGTTTGCAAGCAACCATGGGGTATCCGTCGCATAGGAATATGGGGAATGCCTGGCATTGGCAAGACAACGCTTGCTAAGGCAGTTTTTGACCATATATCTGGAAGCTATGAAGCTTCTTGTTTTATCAAACATTTTGACAAAGATTTCCATGAGAAGGGACTTCATTCTTTGTTGGAGGAACATTTTgggaaaattttgaaaaaattgccTTGCCTCCCTAGGGACAAGTTTAACAAGAAGAGAACTCTTGTTGTTCTGGATGATGTGCAGAGTCCGTCAGTTGCCGAGTCTTTCCTCAGAGGGTTTCCTTGGTTTAGCCCGGGAAGCCTAATCATCATAACTTCAAGAGATAAACAAGTGTACCGCCATTGTCAGATAAATCATGTCTATGAGGTTCGGAGCTTAAACGAGAAGGAATCTCTGCAGCTATTCTCTCAGCGTGCATTTGGAGAAGACATAAGAGATCAAGAACTCCTGAAACTGTCAATGGAAGTGATAGATTATGCTAACGGAAATCCATTCGCTCTCAGCTTTTACGGAAAAGAGCTCAAGGGAAAGAAACCGTCAGAAATGAAGACCACGTTCCTCAAACTCAAGCGGCCCACGCCAGATAAGATTCATGATTTATTCAAGAGAAGCTACGAAGAACTTAATGATAGCGAGAAGGACATTTTTCTGGACGTTGCTTGTTTCTTCAATGGAGAAGATGTTGACTATGTTATGCAGCTGCTTGAGGGATGTGGTTTTCTTCCACATGTTGGGATTGATGTTCTTGTGGAGAAGTGTCTGGTGACTATTTCAGACAACAGAGTAAACATGCATAATCTCATCCAAGACTTTGGCCGAGAAATCATCAACGAGAGGCTTAGCAGACTGTGGGAACCTTGGAGCATCAAATCTCTACTTGAAGATGACGAATTCAAAGAAGAACGTGCACTG gaGACTGAAGACATAGAAGGAATATCTCTGGACATATCGAATTTACTCTTTGATGTGAAGCCCACTGCTTTTAATAATATGCTAAGCCTTAGATTACTGAAGATTTATTGTTCCAGTTATGAAAAAGATAGTGGACTCCGCCTTCCAAAAGGACTTGAGTCTCTTCCTAATGAGCTAAGACTTCTCCACTGGGAGAACTATCCTTTGCAATCCTTACCACAAGACTTCGACCCATGCCACCTTGTAGAACTCAATTTGTCTTCCAGTCAGCTTCAGAAACTTTGGGAAGGAACCAAG AATCTCAAGATGTTGAAGATGGTTAAGCTTTGTCATTCCCAGCAGCTGACTGAGATAGACGATATATGTAAAGCTCAAAATATCGAGAAAATAGATCTACAAGGCTGCACAAAGTTGCAGAGGTTTCCAGCCACGGGTCATTTACAGCATCTCCGAGTTGTGAACCTTTCAGACTGCAACGAGATCACAAACTTGCCTGAGCTTTCATCAAATATTGAGGAATTACATCTCCAGGGAACTAGCATAGGAGAGTTACCAGTATCcattctctccctcttcaaaCAAGCTAAGTTGAACCGAGAGCTTTCCAATCTTATAACAAATTACTCAGGTGTTTCAAGTGACTTAGAAGATAGCCTGGTCAGACTCATCGTACCAAATCCGTGCAAACTTGTTTTCCTGAATATGAAATATTGTTCTCATTTGAAGAGACTACCTCAAATGGTTGATATAGAATCTCTTCAAGTTCTTGATCTGTCTGGATGCTCGGAGCTCGAGGTTATCGGGGGTCTCCCAAGCAACCTGAAGGAGCTATATGTTAATGGCACTTCCATAGAAGAACTTCCACAGCTTCCCTTGAGTATAGAAATTTTGAATGCACATGGTTGTGTGTCTCTTATTTCAATTCCTTTTGATTTCAAGCGGCTTCCTAGGTACTACACATTCAGCAATTGCTTTGATCTCTCTCCAGAAGAGGTCAGCGAATTTGTAGAGAACGCTCTGGATAATGTGGAAAGCATTGCCAGAGAGTGTCAGCAg GAACTCAGCAAATCACTGGCTTTCAGCTTCACTGTGCCTTCACCTACGAGTACATATTTCACATGTGATTTGCAACCAGGCTCTTCCGTGATGATACAGCTGAATTCTTCTAGAAGAAGCACGCTAGGATTTGCTATTTTTGTCCAAGTTTCGTTTTCAGAGGATTACCAAGAGGCTAGTGGTTTCGGAATTAGTTGTGTTTGCAGATGGAAAGACAATAAATGCGTCTCTCATTGGATGGAGAAAAGTTTTCATTGTTGGACTCCAGAGGAAGGTCTTCAGATGGATCACACGTTTGTCTTCTGTGATTTCAATATGCATCCGAGTACTTGTGAAGAAAATGATGACCCTAGTATATTAGCTGGTCTTCTCGTCTTTGAATTCTTTACTCTTAACAAGCAGGAGAAGATTCTAGATGAGAGTTGTACAGTCAAGAAATGTGGAGTCCATGTGTTTACTGCTGCAAGTGAAGATGCGAGTTCCAACATAACTCGGCCGATTACGTCCTCGAATCACCAGCATAAGCTTTTTTATCAGGAAGTTGAGCAAGTGTTGAGGGTCATCTATGATGATTTAGACGAGAAGAATATAAATGTATTTCATTACATCACAAGTCTGTTcaatgatgaggatgatgatttATTGGCAGCGCTTATAGCTAGCATTGGTGTGCGGATTAGTTATGTTCCCGGGGTCGACTTAGCTAGTAAGTATCTGCTAAATATGTCTCCCCATGGTATTTCTATACTACATGGTATACTAGAGAAAATAAGTAGAGAGATTACAGATAAACAATCCGTCcacatggcttcttcttcttcttcttcttgcattTGGAAATACGATATCTTCATAAGTTTTAGCGAGGAAGATGACCGCAGTAATAAAATCAGCCACCTTCTTCCGAAACTCGAATGCAAAATGAAGAGAAGCAATAAGTCGGTAGGCCCAGAGCTTGTAAAAGAAATAAGAGAATCGAAGGGTTTGATTGTTGTGCTCTCAAAGAACTACGCTTCTTCGACTAGGTGCTTGGATCAGTTGGTAGAGATTATAAAGTCCAAGGAAGAGTTGGCTCAAACGGTGGTGCCAATCTTCTACGACGTGGTTCCTTCTCATGTTAGAGAACAGACTGGAGACTTTGGAAGGGTCTTTGAAAACACGTGCATGGGAAAATCAGAGGATGAGAAACAGAAATGGGTGCAAGCTTTGACTGATGTAGCTAATATCGCACGAGTGGATGCTCGAAAGAG GTATAATGAAGCAAACATGAAAAAGAATGTGGGTCACTCGCAGACCCAACGCCGGAGAGAAGTATGGGCTTGGGGTCTGGGAAAGGCGTATCAATTTGCAGGGTCAGTTTTTGAGAAAGAGAGCTTGCCAGCGTTGTTGCTAACTACTGTTTATAAACCCTGTCATTCTGCTAG GCCTATACTTATCAGACTCCTCTCGGGTTTCTTCAAG AGCCAAAACCACGGAGTCTATTAA